In Halogeometricum sp. S1BR25-6, a single genomic region encodes these proteins:
- a CDS encoding Lrp/AsnC family transcriptional regulator, which produces MDERDIRLLKAISDLETGSPERLHEETDIPVSTIHYRLNNLRDAGIIKNDLYDIDLEKVGLGVTVLVELLTDYSGPHHTFQDKILDVEGVTQAYFTMGETDFIVVAHLSGREMVERLITDFEQIDEVERTNSTFVVSTLRDSSRVLQNYELETLLDELLEDE; this is translated from the coding sequence ATGGACGAACGTGATATACGCCTGCTGAAGGCCATCTCGGACCTCGAAACCGGGAGTCCGGAACGACTCCACGAGGAGACGGACATCCCCGTCTCGACGATACACTACCGGCTGAACAACCTGCGCGACGCGGGTATCATCAAGAACGACCTGTACGACATCGACCTGGAGAAGGTGGGACTCGGCGTGACCGTACTGGTCGAGTTGCTCACCGACTACAGCGGTCCCCACCACACCTTCCAGGACAAGATTCTCGACGTGGAGGGCGTCACGCAGGCGTACTTCACGATGGGCGAAACGGACTTCATCGTCGTCGCCCACCTCTCGGGTCGGGAGATGGTCGAACGACTCATCACCGACTTCGAGCAGATAGACGAGGTGGAACGGACCAACTCCACGTTCGTCGTCTCGACGCTCCGCGACAGTTCGCGCGTCCTCCAGAACTACGAGTTGGAGACGCTCCTCGACGAACTGCTCGAAGACGAGTAA
- a CDS encoding DHH family phosphoesterase, translated as MSAGVTISSMSTYAILGCGSVGHAVAEELTEEGKDVLILDKDESRVEALRDQDLNAQTTDISEPEVADDVGGRDVILILSSDVEANKAAVSAIRERGGEQFIVVRASDPVSEDELAELGADVVINPSEVIADSALRSLESGELEYKARQLADLLESTEGTLAILTHDNPDPDSIASAAALQAIAAEYDVEADILYDGEMGHQENRAFVNLLGIDLLRLSDAPDLASYGAVALVDHMKSGEPDIGTEVDVFIDHFEPSEVIDPAFIDVRPNVSSTSTILTKYIQEFNISPSEAVATALLYGIRAETLDFKRETTPADLTAAAYLYPFADHDTLEQVESPSMSPETLDVLAEAIQNRDVQGSHLVSNAGFIRDRDALGQAAQHLLNLEGVTTTAVFGIVDNNIYLSARSKDIRMNIGNVLQDAFQGIGEAGGHSTQGDVEIPLGIFTGIETSEDNRDTLLQLTEEAVRKKLFAAMGVESESGNGN; from the coding sequence ATGAGTGCTGGGGTCACCATCTCCTCGATGTCCACCTACGCGATTCTGGGATGCGGGAGCGTCGGCCACGCCGTCGCCGAGGAACTCACCGAGGAGGGAAAAGACGTCCTCATTCTCGACAAGGACGAGAGCCGCGTCGAAGCCCTCCGCGACCAGGACCTGAACGCGCAGACGACCGACATCTCCGAACCCGAGGTGGCGGACGACGTCGGCGGCCGGGACGTGATTCTCATCCTCTCCTCGGACGTCGAGGCCAACAAGGCGGCGGTGTCGGCCATCCGAGAGCGCGGCGGCGAGCAGTTCATCGTCGTCCGCGCCTCCGACCCCGTCTCCGAGGACGAACTCGCCGAACTCGGCGCCGACGTGGTCATCAATCCCTCGGAGGTCATCGCCGACTCCGCGCTCCGCTCCTTGGAGTCGGGCGAGTTGGAGTACAAGGCCCGGCAGTTGGCCGACCTGCTGGAGTCGACGGAAGGGACGCTCGCCATCCTGACGCACGACAACCCGGACCCCGACTCCATCGCCAGCGCCGCCGCCCTGCAGGCCATCGCCGCCGAGTACGACGTGGAGGCCGACATCCTCTACGACGGCGAGATGGGCCACCAGGAGAACCGGGCGTTCGTCAACCTCCTCGGCATCGACCTGCTGCGACTGTCGGATGCGCCGGACCTCGCCTCCTACGGCGCGGTGGCCCTCGTCGACCACATGAAGTCGGGCGAACCCGATATCGGGACGGAGGTGGACGTGTTCATCGACCACTTCGAACCGAGCGAGGTCATCGACCCCGCGTTCATCGACGTCCGGCCGAACGTCTCCTCGACGTCGACCATCCTCACGAAGTACATCCAGGAGTTCAACATCAGCCCCAGCGAGGCCGTCGCCACCGCGTTGCTGTACGGCATCCGCGCCGAGACGCTGGATTTCAAACGCGAGACGACGCCCGCCGACCTGACCGCCGCGGCGTACCTCTACCCGTTCGCCGACCACGACACGCTCGAACAGGTGGAGTCGCCGTCGATGTCGCCGGAGACGCTGGACGTCCTCGCGGAGGCCATCCAGAACCGCGACGTGCAGGGGAGCCACCTCGTCTCGAACGCCGGGTTCATCCGCGACAGGGACGCGTTGGGACAGGCGGCCCAGCACCTCCTCAATCTGGAGGGCGTGACGACGACGGCCGTCTTCGGCATCGTCGACAACAACATCTACCTCTCGGCGCGGTCGAAGGACATCCGGATGAACATCGGCAACGTCCTGCAGGACGCCTTCCAGGGTATCGGCGAGGCGGGCGGCCACTCCACGCAGGGCGACGTCGAGATTCCGCTCGGCATCTTCACCGGCATCGAAACCTCCGAGGACAACCGCGACACCCTACTCCAACTCACCGAGGAGGCGGTGCGAAAGAAACTGTTCGCGGCGATGGGCGTCGAGAGCGAGAGCGGAAACGGAAACTAA
- a CDS encoding PRC-barrel domain-containing protein, giving the protein MDGTPEELTTLVGREVYSNNGVFVGEVEDIRLDLDRQTVTGLALGRLNNELFGTRIESGKGVLLPYRWVRAVGDVILVNDVIERLKHSEEEEETVVA; this is encoded by the coding sequence ATGGACGGGACTCCCGAAGAGCTGACGACGCTCGTCGGGCGCGAGGTCTACTCGAACAACGGCGTCTTCGTCGGGGAGGTCGAGGACATCCGCCTCGACCTCGACCGACAGACCGTGACCGGACTCGCGCTCGGTAGACTCAACAACGAACTGTTCGGCACCCGGATCGAATCCGGAAAAGGCGTGCTGCTCCCCTACCGCTGGGTCCGCGCCGTCGGCGACGTCATCCTCGTCAACGATGTGATCGAGCGTCTGAAACACTCCGAAGAGGAAGAGGAGACGGTCGTCGCCTGA